Proteins encoded together in one Microcaecilia unicolor chromosome 3, aMicUni1.1, whole genome shotgun sequence window:
- the LOC115464658 gene encoding LOW QUALITY PROTEIN: olfactory receptor 1J4-like (The sequence of the model RefSeq protein was modified relative to this genomic sequence to represent the inferred CDS: inserted 1 base in 1 codon): protein MGKENKTSVSEFILLGFSEYPHLQLFISVTIFLIFLISVLGNLMFLMLVCADPHLQKPMYFFLSNLSFLDICNTSVTLSTLLHSLMTGDTRIYFSLCMAQLYFFLSFLGIEIFLLTAMAYDRYVAVCNPLRYVLIMNRRVCVLLASASWILGFLDVISHTCLTSQLSFCRSNEIDHFFCELTVLMKLSCSDINSIEIIVFSHGXFVSCIPFGLTLTSYVYIISNILKINSAKGRHKTFSTCSSHLTIVTLFYGTLIFVYLRPTSIHSQGQDKVFSLLYTALIPMLNPFIYSLRNEDVKRALLKCLPINHSGNYYMNLFLNIKQHLTHRKIRDFHSSSPQADVALIVCVLK, encoded by the exons atgggaaaggaaaataagacctCCGTCTCAGAATTTATTCTCCTTGGATTCTCTGAGTATCCTCACCTGCAGCTCTTCATTTCTGTCACCATTTTCCTGATCTTCCTGATCTCTGTGCTGGGAAACTTGATGTTTTTAATGTTAGTATGTGCTGACCCTCACCTGCAAAaacccatgtacttcttcctcagtAACCTGTCCTTCCTAGATATCTGTAACACCTCTGTCACTCTTTCCACACTTCTACACAGCCTTATGACAGGGGACACAcggatttatttttctttgtgtaTGGCACAGCTctacttctttctttcttttcttggtaTAGAAATCTTTCTTCTTACTGCCATGGCATATGATCGATATGTTGCTGTCTGTAACCCTTTACGTTATGTACTTATCATGAACAGGAGAGTCTGTGTCCTTCTAGCATCTGCTTCTTGGATACTTGGCTTTCTAGATGTGATATCCCATACATGTTTAACATCTCAGTTATCTTTCTGTAGGAGCAATGAAATTGATCATTTCTTCTGTGAATTGACAGTACTGATGAAACTCTCCTGCAGTGATATTAACAGCATTGAAATCATTGTATTTAGTCATG TTTTTGTGTCttgtatcccatttggattaaCTCTGACATCCTACGTCTATATCATCTCTAACATCCTAAAAATTAATTCTGCAAAGGGGAGACACAAAACCTTTTCCACTTGTTCCTCTCACCTCACAATTGTTACTCTGTTCTATGGGACTCTAATTTTTGTCTACTTAAGACCAACTTCAATACATTCACAAGGTCAAGACAAGGTTTTCTCCCTACTGTACACAGCTCTAATCCCAATGTTAAATCCCTTTATTTACAGCTTGAGAAATGAAGATGTGAAAAGGGCCCTCTTAAAATGTTTACCTATTAATCACAGTGGGAATTATTATATGAACCTTTTTTTGAATATAAAACAgcatttaacacacagaaaaattaGAGATTTTCACTCCTCATCCCCTCAAGCTGATGTTGCATTGATTGTGtgtgttttaaaataa